ACATTCATACTAATGGGCGTGGTGCtggtactactactattatgTGTACTACTACCTGTAAGTGATGGTTTTAAGTAATTAACAAACCTTTTAAAACTAGATGATCTTTTAAGTTTATTAGAGTTATTCAACAGTGGGCTtggctgttgttgttgttgttgttgttgttgttgttgctgatgTTGAAGCTCTCGGATATTATCAAAGGGATAGTTACTAGTGCCATTTGAAAGTAATGGTGATTGAACCACAGGTGAATAGCTATCATTTGCGATTGATCCTGGTGTCGAAATAAGTTGagaagaagagaaagaatCTCTATGTGGCAGTTTTGCGGTTGGAAACAATAGAGGTGACTGTAAATCTGTATGCTGCTTTATATGTTGTTTTGAGATATTATAGTATATTGAATCATTTGTACCGTTACTAACATGTTTAACAGCCTCCTCTTCTTTTGCCTTTGCACATCTTTTTAAGCCATAGACATTGGTCCAATTTTGGAAACCTTTATCCAGTTTCAAAATCTTACCTTTAGTTATTGGTTTACTGAAtgatttttccaaaagtATGGTGTAAAGAACTTCTAACTGGGCATCAAAATAactttgttgtttttttagatCAATAAAACGGTCTTCATCACTTCTATCTCCATCGTTAAACGTATCGTCTGAATCTTTTACATGGTAATCTTTCTCGCTTTCTTCACGGATTTGATTCTGCTTTTGTTTtggttcttcttctttacTTTTTACTTCCCCTTTCATgtcttgttgttgttgttgttgttgttcagATACAAACCGGAAGTCcccatttttatataaagtATGATTCATTAAATAGTAGTTGGTGTATAACACGATAAAGTCAAATGTTTCTCTTTTATTGAATAAATCTAATTCAGCTTTAGGCGCAGTAATCATTGATTTTTGAGCAATATCTAAATCCGTATAGTCCtctttaaaagaaattggTTCGATACAGATCACATTCTCGGCCTTAATATGGTTAGCATTAAAGTCTATCCTTGGTCTAATATCAATCAACAAAACAGTTGTTTGCTGCATTAAATTATCCAATTCAGCAGGTTTAATTATTTCTCCATTAATATATCCTGCTGccctttttgttttgcaTGACTTACTAGAGTTATTTATATcgttttgtttcttttcaccactatatcttttaataaatcttttaatacTATTTATATTAGTATTCTGatctaaaattttaacTAAAATATTGTAAATGTTTAGTAGttccttatttttatttttatccacATTTAACCTGCAGGCATGAAATTCTTCCATATTAGGTATTCTATTTAGTGCagtcaaaaaaacaattttgtaataaacATAGGCAGATTCATAATAGTTGACTAGTGTATTTAAGTCATCAGTATTATtaccttctttttttaatttattatttttgtaaaattctttaatatttttacatTCTGTATAGTATTTTTCCAAAGTTTCCATACAATCCTGAAGAACATTTTTTAAGTACTTTTTCTGTTGGAATCCATCTTCCATCTCAGATTGTTGTTTGTCTTCTAAAATAACTATTTCCGCTATATTAGTTAATTCTGTTATTGATTTACaggttattttattaatatcgTTATCGACTGGTAGTTTAGCATTTGGATCGATTATTTCGTCTTCAACAATGCCTTTGGATTCATTGCCCCTGATAGTGGCGTTTTTAGTGTTAATATTTGGCTTGATATCAGCCATTAGaaaattctatttttactttttaatatatatatatatatttggtattttttagtatttttcttttttccctcttccttttttattagtggttaattattgaaaagtttAAAGTATTGAGGAGGAAGATAACTGATGTGTgttattttgaataaatgGATTGTAAATtcttgatttatttatttacttttttttttttttttttttaatatacttTTATGCTAAACATTTGTATCACATATATAATCATAATCTAGTAGAAATAACGTCAGGTACGTAATGTTGAAACATGTTACCAatggaaagaaaaggaaagggGTGCCATTtggcaataataacaagatctaatttttcaacacgtgaatttttttatttttatctttatttttatttttatttttatttttatttttatttttttgcgCCACCCAAATCCATACACCCACAGCTTTCCCAAAAACCCATCCTGCAACTTACTCCAAAGGCTCGTtctaaaaaagaaaaaaaaaagcaagcGCGGACAAGATCGGAATATCGATGGATCTCCGGACCACAAAAGACAAAAGTGTGCTCTACTCGCATGGCACAATGcattaaaactaaaactTGTCAAAATGTTTATTCGAAATGCCACGTCAGCGCCACATTAAATAagtacaaataatataatcagatatatatataaaaaaaaaccaatttttttttttttttccttttttttttaaaaaaaaaacctatACAAatgttatataaatataaatagcAAAAACCGTGAAGCATCCCTTTCCACTTACCTTTTACTTCTTTTTCCCACTCATGctaataccaaaaaaaaaaaaaaaaaaacttttcataACCCATCGTCAGGTCTTTCTTGTTCCAATTCACCAGTTTtacctcttttttttagaacATCTATGTTTGGCCTTTTTGCATTGGTCTCATCGTTCAATTGTTCAAAATGTTCATTCTCATCAATCTCGACCTGATCGGTAGTCTCGCCCATGTTAAATTCATTCTTTGTCAAATTCCTTTTACTAGAAAAAGTATCTTTTGATGTAAATTTACTTTCCGAGACATTTGGAGATGGGCTTCTAACTTTTGTAGTACCGGAAACACCCCGCTTTACAGCCTGAAATCTAGAACAGGTGTATAATGTTGGTGTTACTTGTCTAAAGGTCAAAAGTTTAGTTTGTTGGATTGTTTGTCTAATCATTTCCTTTTTGCTTTTCTATTGTTAGAGTATCTGTgtttatctatttataCACAGTAATGTGATagttaaaagtttttacaaaaaaaaaaagagaaaaatcGAGTAGCAGTACCTCGATCTGTAAACAGTTTGACAATgagaaaatttattaaattcaagaattattatatcttatgctatttatatatcctttttttttttttttttttttttttttgtcctttttctttttcttattaatGTACTATATGATTtcatatgtatatgtatacatgtgtattttaatatactaAACACTTAATATAAGCCCAAAAGTGTTATAGTATCCTACTTAGCATcccttaaaaaaatgaaaatacatTATTTAACATTACttgaataaaatcaatatgtgggtatttttttttttaatatttaacaaTATAAACAACTATGTacccttaaaaaaaaaatacattaaTATTGAAGGAGAATTATTGCTATgtctatatatatttatctaaAAAGAATTAGTCACAAGCAACGTTCCACAAATTAGAAGATTTAGGAAGGGATTTTCCTGTAGTGACAGTAACTTTGATATAAGCCTCTTAAATTAACAGACTGTTTGTAAATAACAAGAATTGAAAAGGACCTATAAAGAATATGCTAAATGAACAGGGATAAAAGttaattgatttattattagtatgtGGTGATGACAtactttcaaaaaataaaataaaaacaataaggGTATTAAAGGGTACAATGATTCATAATAACAgtataaataaacataagcaataaaaaaaaaaaggagtgTATAgcatatttgttattattcattttttacgTCAAAAGTGGAGATAATTCTCAAAATGgcaaggaaaaaaaaaaaaaaaaaaaaaggaaacagCAACATTTCCCAGCCTTTATAAACATGGTCAATTATTACTGGTTTCCATGCTAATacatacaaatatatatctttatCATAACATTCAATCATTCGTCTTCAGTGAAAATCTTAATCATGACAATAACTTTATATCAATTAATCACACGGCTTAATATTCAGTATATAGTCATTATTTAACCGggttaattatatatataatttttatactagtttatttcattttatttcattttattttatgttaCTAACTAACTAtatcttttcattttcattttaattgttattatcattaccTGATTTTAATTCAAACAGCTTAAGGTACACCTTGCTGTTCAAAACATCGAGCTTTCTATTCTTCAAATTCATCTTTAACCAAATCCCTAGTCATATCGCACCATGTACCATCTTTAGTAAATTCAGGGTCCTTATTAACGTTTTGGTTTTTGCCCAATAATTTAAAGCCCAATCTTTCATAAAAAGGAACCAAAGGTTCGTGTGCAATAATTACAATATTTTCACCAACCTCTTGGTTACTCAATTTTTGAATGTAATCAGTCATCAACAAAGTAGccaaatttttcttttgatatTCTGGAGATATAACCAATGAATGGATTGCTATGGTCGGACTACTTTCATCAAAACAACCCAAGTCCATACTTTCCAAAGTGATTAGTGGTGTTGGTATTTTTGTAGCCAATATGTGTCCAATTAAGGTTTCTTTACGAACAACAAGCTCTTCACCGTTATCTTCATCGGCAATACTATCATCCTCCagttccttttttttaactataTCTCTTAAAAACAAACCTGAGCATAACTCTGGTCCTTTATTTAAACGAAATATAATGTTGTCTCGAGAAGCCCTTTCTGTTGGTGGGAATCCTTGTTTTTCCAGAGTATCTATTTGATCGATatcttctaataataatggacgtatataaatatgtaGAGGTAATTCTGAactcatttttattttttttcttttgtttatattttcaataaaacttttatatGTGTCTATGGTTATGCGCCAgtgtaataaataaagttaaCCTCTAAATGATTACAATAGCCAATATAAACATGATTTGGTTTAATAGTTGAAAACTAAATAAAGGACAATATTTCCAGTTCggattgaaaaataaaacaaatttcaAGGACGAggtcaaaaaataaaaaaaaaaataaaaaaatatatttataaattcGTATGATATGACAAATaacatctttttctttctggGGTGTGTGGGTGTCTTGATGTACAAGCAAATAGAATTTATAAATCAGACAGAGATCCGGGTAACACAccatttataaaaaaaaaaaaatataaaccaactttttcttttattcaaaaaaaaaaaaaaaagaaaaaaaaattattacattctctttgaaaatttatcaaaaaagtagtttaaaatacaatggaaaagaaaaatagaaCAAAAAACTCTTTTTATCACTgtcatttattaaaattattatcctGGTGGAAATAAGTTACACAAcatctttatatttaaacatACATACCTGAAATGAGTGAAGAAACCAATACCAATCCCGCAACAGAACTTTTACCATTTGAAGTGATAgataaaacaattaatcAACAAATTTGGATCATAACAGACAGTAAAAGAGAATACACCGGTAAATTGGTTGGATTTGATGATTTTGTAAATGTTATATTGAAGGATTGCGTagaatattataacaacGAAAAGATAAATGAGTTTATTGATGGTAAAGAAACGCTAATAAATGGCCAAAACATTACTCTATTGGTACCTGGTGAAAGACAAGAAATGTATTGAATATATGTTCTTGTACACAGCGTAAGAGGGTATATTCGTATGTGTGCTCTTTTAGAATATGTAGggtaagaaaaaaaaaaaaaaaaaattagcaGGCGTTGAAGACCAtcgataaaaataaatataccGTACATTCTCTAGTATGAGTCAATAAAGTATAGAACTGTTCAAGATAT
This Saccharomycodes ludwigii strain NBRC 1722 chromosome II, whole genome shotgun sequence DNA region includes the following protein-coding sequences:
- the DOA4 gene encoding ubiquitin-specific protease DOA4 (similar to Saccharomyces cerevisiae YDR069C | DOA4 | Degradation Of Alpha (paralog of YER144C | UBP5)), whose protein sequence is MADIKPNINTKNATIRGNESKGIVEDEIIDPNAKLPVDNDINKITCKSITELTNIAEIVILEDKQQSEMEDGFQQKKYLKNVLQDCMETLEKYYTECKNIKEFYKNNKLKKEGNNTDDLNTLVNYYESAYVYYKIVFLTALNRIPNMEEFHACRLNVDKNKNKELLNIYNILVKILDQNTNINSIKRFIKRYSGEKKQNDINNSSKSCKTKRAAGYINGEIIKPAELDNLMQQTTVLLIDIRPRIDFNANHIKAENVICIEPISFKEDYTDLDIAQKSMITAPKAELDLFNKRETFDFIVLYTNYYLMNHTLYKNGDFRFVSEQQQQQQQDMKGEVKSKEEEPKQKQNQIREESEKDYHVKDSDDTFNDGDRSDEDRFIDLKKQQSYFDAQLEVLYTILLEKSFSKPITKGKILKLDKGFQNWTNVYGLKRCAKAKEEEAVKHVSNGTNDSIYYNISKQHIKQHTDLQSPLLFPTAKLPHRDSFSSSQLISTPGSIANDSYSPVVQSPLLSNGTSNYPFDNIRELQHQQQQQQQQQQQQPSPLLNNSNKLKRSSSFKRFVNYLKPSLTGSSTHNSSSTSTTPISMNVNTLTNATVAEYPDPTNILQANLSNPILDEQLGAKKKFVSPSPPAPPLSRSSLSKMFKPAVCGPSSSQISSFGNYLQPINTIATSATVPGSSDNIIMPIPAIAPQYSQMNNISNKNIISIPKSTDVASVTPPSTGTITNIGYLSNSPTTTVPSGLNNRKLTPNYYVDTNFCTGLVNMGNSCYMNCILQCLLGTKELCFIFLNDSYKNYVNLNSKLGSKGVLAKYFAQLVHSMYREGQLTKNKTRCSDVKLAVVPRQFKLACGSINKIFRNTDQQDCQEFAQFLLDGLHEDLNQCGANPPLKELSKEMELSREKLNMRIASSIEWERYLTTDFSVIVDLFQGQYASRLQCQKCFRTSTTYQPFSVLSIPIPKKTNGTGRSAGVNLNILDCFYEFTKIETLDRDEEWFCPQCQKKQPSTKKITITRLPRNLIIHLKRFDNMMNKNNDFIYYPQVLDLTPYWVDDVKKTSEWPSDLPLRGQIPPFKYSLYGVATHSGTLSGGHYTSYVKKDKNSMYMGKSSGINLSGNNDAANSNINVANKKNDSRNDGWYYFDDLSWRQAKNENECITSNAYVLFYHRLYSQ
- the FMP16 gene encoding Fmp16p (similar to Saccharomyces cerevisiae YDR070C | FMP16 | Found in Mitochondrial Proteome), with the protein product MIRQTIQQTKLLTFRQVTPTLYTCSRFQAVKRGVSGTTKVRSPSPNVSESKFTSKDTFSSKRNLTKNEFNMGETTDQVEIDENEHFEQLNDETNAKRPNIDVLKKRGKTGELEQERPDDGL
- the PAA1 gene encoding polyamine acetyltransferase (similar to Saccharomyces cerevisiae YDR071C | PAA1 | PolyAmine Acetyltransferase) — protein: MSSELPLHIYIRPLLLEDIDQIDTLEKQGFPPTERASRDNIIFRLNKGPELCSGLFLRDIVKKKELEDDSIADEDNGEELVVRKETLIGHILATKIPTPLITLESMDLGCFDESSPTIAIHSLVISPEYQKKNLATLLMTDYIQKLSNQEVGENIVIIAHEPLVPFYERLGFKLLGKNQNVNKDPEFTKDGTWCDMTRDLVKDEFEE
- the LSM5 gene encoding RNA-binding protein LSM5 (similar to Saccharomyces cerevisiae YER146W | LSM5 | Like SM), encoding MSEETNTNPATELLPFEVIDKTINQQIWIITDSKREYTGKLVGFDDFVNVILKDCVEYYNNEKINEFIDGKETLINGQNITLLVPGERQEMY